From Candidatus Manganitrophus morganii, the proteins below share one genomic window:
- a CDS encoding penicillin-binding protein activator, whose protein sequence is MSLVFLLLFPPAGMGQGPSRADPPPGVSNNGAPPPISPEEKALFDQAASAAASGNAEAALPSFEQFVLRFPDSVLLPDVYLALGQLYSKRGEIKRAIDALKTILDRFPKHPRADTARLQLSDFYLMLGDLRETMDLWVDLPERESSKMLIYEQVAQAYLDRNEFLEALQVLMKKKELIVDPIASSAVREAIISILKEKLPEKELQTILKEYGSAFPADEAMVRLIGIYDSRGDYYREEREIKRFLSAFPNHLFAGEAGRLIGQIREKIKAHRFLLGVALPLSGRLAPFGNNALNGVQLALQQFKEALPGASVGLVVRDLDEDGSRSQPSLAEWIDEFRPIALVGPLLSKEVDRIAPVAEKADLVLITPAATAARLPSLGKSVFRNAITARFQCHSIAEYAVTQMNLRRFAILFPKEGLGAEWVRCFSEAVSRLGGEIVHAEPYPIDATDFTATIRQLKEADLKKDGIVEIVQEGKRKREVSYTPGFDAIFLPGDAGKAGLMIPQLVFHNIKDIPLLGTSGWNTPEFLKLVGPYAEGATFIDGFFVGSPDPMVRKFVGQYRAKFQQEPDLFAAQAFDAARLVLAALEGGALTSRDVKAALANTKDFQGVSGLVSEIRDGEVLKKPILIQVQRGKLVQVN, encoded by the coding sequence TTGAGTTTGGTTTTCCTTCTTTTGTTCCCTCCCGCCGGGATGGGGCAAGGTCCTTCCCGCGCCGATCCGCCTCCAGGCGTATCGAACAATGGCGCCCCCCCTCCCATCTCCCCCGAAGAAAAAGCGCTTTTTGATCAGGCGGCGTCGGCCGCCGCCTCAGGCAATGCGGAGGCGGCGCTCCCTTCTTTCGAACAGTTCGTTCTGAGATTTCCGGACAGCGTGCTTCTCCCCGATGTCTACCTCGCCCTGGGACAACTCTATTCCAAACGGGGGGAGATCAAGCGCGCGATCGATGCTTTGAAGACGATCCTCGATCGATTCCCGAAACACCCTCGGGCCGATACGGCCCGTCTCCAGTTAAGCGATTTCTATCTGATGCTCGGTGATTTGAGGGAAACGATGGACCTCTGGGTCGATCTTCCTGAACGCGAATCCTCCAAGATGTTGATTTACGAGCAGGTCGCCCAGGCTTATCTTGATCGGAATGAATTCCTGGAGGCGCTTCAGGTCTTGATGAAGAAAAAGGAACTGATCGTCGATCCGATTGCGAGTAGTGCGGTGCGGGAAGCGATCATTTCGATTCTGAAGGAAAAGCTTCCTGAGAAAGAACTTCAGACGATCTTGAAAGAGTACGGGTCCGCTTTTCCGGCCGATGAGGCGATGGTCCGGCTCATCGGGATCTACGACAGCCGGGGAGACTACTACCGCGAGGAGCGGGAGATTAAACGGTTCCTTTCCGCATTCCCGAATCATCTCTTTGCCGGGGAGGCCGGACGGCTGATCGGCCAGATTCGGGAGAAAATCAAGGCGCACCGTTTTCTGCTTGGCGTGGCGCTTCCTCTCTCCGGCCGGCTGGCCCCGTTTGGGAACAATGCGTTGAACGGCGTTCAATTGGCGTTGCAGCAATTCAAGGAAGCGTTGCCGGGGGCCTCGGTCGGTCTGGTTGTCCGCGATCTCGACGAAGATGGGAGCCGATCTCAGCCGAGTCTGGCGGAATGGATTGATGAATTCCGTCCGATCGCCCTGGTCGGACCCCTTTTGAGCAAAGAGGTCGATCGGATTGCGCCGGTGGCGGAGAAGGCCGATCTGGTCTTGATCACCCCCGCCGCCACGGCGGCGCGGCTTCCCTCCCTCGGCAAATCGGTTTTCCGAAACGCGATCACCGCCCGCTTCCAATGCCATTCCATCGCGGAGTATGCGGTCACCCAAATGAACCTGAGGCGGTTCGCCATTCTCTTTCCCAAGGAGGGGCTGGGGGCCGAGTGGGTCCGGTGCTTCTCCGAAGCGGTGAGCCGGCTCGGCGGCGAAATCGTTCATGCCGAACCCTATCCCATCGATGCGACCGATTTTACCGCGACGATCCGGCAGTTGAAAGAAGCCGATTTAAAGAAGGACGGAATCGTGGAGATCGTGCAGGAGGGAAAGAGAAAGAGGGAGGTCTCCTATACGCCCGGTTTTGATGCGATCTTCTTGCCGGGGGATGCCGGCAAGGCGGGATTGATGATTCCTCAACTGGTTTTTCACAACATCAAAGACATCCCTTTGCTGGGAACCAGCGGTTGGAACACGCCCGAGTTCCTGAAGTTGGTCGGTCCTTATGCGGAGGGAGCGACCTTTATCGACGGTTTTTTCGTGGGAAGCCCCGATCCGATGGTTCGCAAGTTCGTCGGACAGTATCGCGCGAAATTCCAACAGGAACCCGATTTATTCGCAGCCCAGGCCTTCGATGCCGCCCGTTTGGTTTTGGCGGCGTTGGAAGGCGGGGCGCTGACGTCGCGGGATGTGAAGGCGGCGCTTGCAAATACAAAAGATTTCCAGGGGGTCTCCGGACTCGTTTCCGAAATCCGGGACGGCGAGGTCCTCAAGAAGCCGATCTTGATCCAGGTACAAAGGGGAAAGCTGGTGCAGGTGAATTAG
- the accC gene encoding acetyl-CoA carboxylase biotin carboxylase subunit, translating to MFKKILIANRGEIALRIIRACKELSIPTVAIHSEADATTLYVKKADEACLIGPGPIEGYLNIYRIIDLAKQKGVDAIHPGYGFLAENPEFAQACQESGLTFIGPPAAAIRAMGDKVSARQKMKEIGVPIVPGLVEPIASLHDAASFADEIGYPVMLKASAGGGGRGLRICKEREELKKLFPIAQAEAKASFGKGAVYLEKYIHAPHHIEFQILADKQGNVIHLGERDCSIQRRHQKLIEIAPSLLLDERLRREMGEAAVAAARSVGYTSAGTIEFLVDSSRRYYFLEMNTRIQVEHTVTEEITGVDLVKEMIRIAAGRPISIPQEQVFLRGHAIECRINAEDPQKNFIPTPGKITAYYSPGGIGVRIDGNVYAGYVVPPYYDSLLAKLTVRARTWDGAVQRMRRALDEYVIRGVKTTIPFYKRIMEDPDFQTGHFDTTYIDSHFDKLNVAADYFRMDKMLAIAAAIAAHSKR from the coding sequence ATGTTCAAAAAAATTTTGATTGCCAATCGGGGTGAGATCGCGCTTCGAATTATTCGGGCGTGCAAGGAGCTTTCCATTCCCACGGTTGCGATCCACTCGGAAGCAGACGCGACCACCCTCTATGTTAAGAAGGCCGACGAAGCCTGCCTGATCGGACCGGGACCGATCGAAGGGTATCTTAATATTTACCGGATCATCGATCTGGCCAAGCAGAAGGGGGTCGATGCGATTCATCCCGGTTACGGCTTCCTTGCCGAGAATCCGGAGTTCGCCCAGGCCTGCCAAGAGAGTGGGCTGACCTTTATCGGGCCTCCGGCCGCCGCCATTCGGGCGATGGGGGACAAGGTCTCCGCCCGCCAAAAGATGAAGGAGATCGGCGTTCCGATCGTTCCCGGCTTAGTCGAGCCGATTGCTTCCCTCCATGACGCGGCCTCTTTTGCCGACGAGATCGGTTATCCGGTCATGCTGAAGGCCTCCGCCGGCGGAGGGGGACGCGGTCTTCGGATTTGCAAAGAGCGAGAAGAGCTGAAAAAGCTTTTCCCGATCGCACAAGCGGAGGCGAAGGCCTCGTTCGGGAAAGGGGCGGTCTACCTTGAAAAATATATCCATGCCCCTCATCATATTGAATTTCAGATCCTCGCCGACAAACAAGGAAATGTCATCCATCTGGGAGAGCGCGATTGCTCCATCCAGAGAAGACATCAAAAGCTGATTGAAATCGCCCCGTCGTTATTGTTAGACGAGCGGCTGCGCCGGGAGATGGGGGAGGCGGCGGTCGCGGCGGCGCGCTCGGTCGGGTACACCAGCGCCGGGACGATCGAATTTCTGGTCGATTCTAGCCGGCGTTATTATTTTCTCGAGATGAACACCCGGATCCAGGTCGAGCATACGGTGACCGAGGAGATTACGGGGGTCGATCTGGTGAAGGAGATGATCCGGATCGCCGCCGGGCGGCCGATCTCCATCCCTCAAGAGCAGGTCTTTCTCAGAGGCCATGCCATTGAGTGCCGGATCAATGCCGAAGATCCGCAGAAAAATTTCATTCCGACGCCGGGAAAAATCACCGCCTATTATTCCCCGGGGGGGATCGGCGTTCGAATCGACGGCAATGTTTATGCGGGATATGTCGTCCCCCCGTATTACGATTCGCTTTTAGCCAAGCTGACCGTCCGGGCCCGCACCTGGGACGGCGCCGTGCAGCGGATGCGCCGCGCCCTCGATGAATATGTCATCCGGGGGGTGAAGACCACCATTCCTTTCTACAAGCGGATCATGGAAGATCCCGATTTCCAGACGGGCCACTTTGATACGACCTATATCGATTCACACTTCGACAAGTTGAACGTTGCAGCCGATTATTTTCGAATGGATAAAATGCTCGCCATCGCCGCGGCGATCGCCGCCCATTCGAAAAGATAA
- the oadA gene encoding sodium-extruding oxaloacetate decarboxylase subunit alpha — translation MAPNSKPKQKPKPIRIMDTTLRDGHQSLIATRLRTEDMLPIASKIDQVGYAAVEMWGGATFDSAIRYLKEDPWERIRQLKTLMPRTPFQMLLRGQNLVGYRHYADDVVERFIERAIGNGINILRIFDALNDLRNLKMAFKATLKYGGKVEGTFCYTISPVHNNDLFVELSKRLEDMGSDSICIKDMAGLLSPYAAYDLIGKMKRAVSVPIHLHSHDTSAMALSTYVKAIEAGVDVIDTAISSMASGTSQPPVETIVNVLQGSEYDPKLDLNLLAEIADYFREVRKKYKEFESDYTSVDPHVMIYQVPGGMLSNLALQLSEQKALHRMREVLEEVPKVREDFGYPPLVTPTSQIVGTQATLNILTGERYKVITTETKNYLKGLYGEPSAAINEQVRKRAIGDEEVVTQRPADLIAPELSRCQAELKDISESVEDLITYTLFPKVALDFFAKKNDPINKPEIPSNEKETESTLSPPSPLLAPSEFNVKVHGETFHVKVGGMGHPGEGGRPYFLYVDGQLEEVMVESLLEVVPSAEGRIDAKAGGRSTRPKAAHEGDVTTPMPGAVVGIKVQLGEKVKAGQTVLIVEAMKMQSEVHTSIAGVVKEIYVSEGDRVNPDEVLVEVRTEKD, via the coding sequence ATGGCGCCGAATTCCAAGCCGAAGCAGAAACCGAAGCCGATCCGGATTATGGACACGACCCTTCGCGACGGTCATCAATCGCTCATCGCAACGCGTCTGCGGACGGAAGACATGCTTCCGATCGCCTCAAAGATCGACCAGGTCGGCTATGCCGCCGTGGAGATGTGGGGAGGGGCGACGTTCGACAGCGCCATCCGGTATCTGAAGGAAGATCCTTGGGAGCGGATCAGGCAGCTCAAAACGCTGATGCCGCGGACCCCCTTCCAGATGCTCCTTCGCGGTCAGAATCTGGTCGGCTATCGCCATTACGCCGACGATGTGGTGGAGCGGTTTATCGAGCGGGCGATCGGCAATGGGATCAATATCCTCCGGATCTTCGATGCCCTCAATGACCTCCGCAACCTGAAGATGGCGTTTAAGGCGACCCTCAAGTACGGCGGAAAGGTCGAGGGGACCTTCTGTTATACGATCAGTCCCGTTCATAACAACGATCTTTTTGTCGAGCTGTCGAAACGGCTTGAAGACATGGGATCGGATTCGATCTGCATCAAAGATATGGCGGGGCTTCTCTCCCCCTATGCCGCGTATGACTTGATTGGCAAGATGAAGCGGGCGGTCAGTGTCCCGATTCATCTTCACAGCCACGATACCAGCGCGATGGCCCTTTCCACCTATGTGAAGGCGATTGAGGCGGGGGTCGACGTCATCGATACGGCGATCTCGTCGATGGCTTCCGGCACGTCTCAGCCGCCGGTGGAGACGATTGTCAATGTGTTGCAAGGGAGCGAGTACGATCCCAAACTGGATCTCAACCTTCTGGCCGAAATCGCCGATTATTTCAGAGAGGTCCGGAAGAAGTACAAGGAGTTCGAATCGGATTACACCAGCGTCGATCCGCACGTGATGATTTACCAAGTTCCGGGCGGGATGTTGTCCAATTTGGCCCTCCAGCTCTCCGAGCAGAAGGCGCTCCATCGAATGAGGGAGGTCTTGGAAGAAGTTCCCAAGGTTAGGGAAGATTTCGGCTATCCTCCGCTGGTGACGCCGACCAGCCAAATCGTCGGGACGCAGGCGACATTGAATATCCTGACCGGGGAGCGTTATAAAGTTATTACCACCGAGACCAAAAATTATCTAAAGGGACTCTATGGGGAGCCTTCGGCCGCCATCAACGAGCAGGTCCGCAAGCGGGCGATCGGCGATGAAGAGGTGGTGACGCAACGTCCCGCCGACCTGATCGCGCCGGAGTTGAGCCGATGCCAAGCGGAGCTCAAGGATATCTCTGAAAGTGTCGAAGATCTCATCACCTATACCCTCTTCCCTAAAGTCGCGCTTGACTTTTTTGCGAAGAAGAACGATCCTATTAACAAGCCTGAAATTCCTTCCAATGAGAAGGAAACCGAATCGACCCTGTCTCCCCCCTCCCCTCTCCTCGCCCCCAGCGAATTCAATGTCAAGGTCCATGGGGAGACGTTTCATGTGAAGGTCGGCGGGATGGGACATCCGGGGGAGGGCGGGCGGCCCTATTTCCTTTATGTCGATGGACAGCTTGAGGAGGTGATGGTCGAGTCGCTCCTGGAGGTGGTCCCCAGCGCCGAGGGAAGGATCGATGCAAAGGCGGGGGGGCGATCGACCCGCCCTAAGGCCGCCCATGAAGGGGATGTGACCACGCCGATGCCGGGTGCGGTGGTCGGCATCAAAGTTCAGTTGGGTGAGAAGGTCAAAGCGGGGCAGACGGTTCTGATTGTGGAAGCGATGAAGATGCAGAGCGAAGTTCACACCTCGATTGCAGGGGTGGTCAAGGAGATCTACGTTTCAGAAGGAGATCGGGTGAATCCGGACGAGGTGCTCGTCGAAGTGCGGACTGAAAAGGATTAA
- a CDS encoding site-2 protease family protein, with protein MNQTIQQIAIMVLPLLFAVTLHEAAHAWVADKKGDSTARMLGRITLNPWVHTDLFGTIIIPLLLFTTTGFIFGYAKPVPVNPFHLRRPKQDMAWVAAAGPGMNLLLAVISGVLYRAILLIYPQLSTFGGIGNFGSSDGLLSAFFVPLLLMLRFSVTINILLMVFNLIPIPPLDGGRVLVGILPERQSRLIGQIEPYGMLLLIVLVFIDPFGIMQRFFWPIVSVFTGYIFGEWVI; from the coding sequence TTGAATCAAACGATTCAGCAAATTGCGATTATGGTTTTGCCGCTTCTCTTCGCGGTGACGCTGCACGAGGCGGCGCATGCCTGGGTGGCCGATAAAAAGGGGGATTCGACCGCCCGGATGCTGGGGCGGATTACCCTGAATCCCTGGGTTCATACCGATCTCTTCGGGACCATCATCATTCCGCTTCTTCTTTTTACGACCACCGGTTTTATCTTCGGCTATGCCAAGCCGGTCCCGGTCAACCCCTTTCATCTCCGCCGTCCGAAGCAAGACATGGCCTGGGTGGCGGCGGCCGGTCCGGGAATGAACCTCCTGCTGGCCGTTATCAGCGGTGTGTTGTACCGGGCCATCCTCCTGATCTATCCCCAACTTTCCACCTTCGGCGGGATTGGAAACTTCGGGAGTTCAGACGGACTTCTCTCGGCGTTTTTTGTTCCCCTCCTTCTGATGCTTCGGTTTTCGGTCACGATCAATATCCTTCTAATGGTGTTCAATCTGATTCCGATCCCGCCTCTGGACGGCGGGCGTGTTTTGGTCGGCATCCTGCCGGAGCGCCAATCGCGGCTGATCGGTCAAATCGAGCCGTATGGGATGTTGCTTTTGATCGTCCTTGTTTTTATCGATCCGTTCGGCATCATGCAGCGATTTTTCTGGCCGATTGTTTCGGTCTTCACCGGATATATTTTCGGAGAATGGGTGATATAG
- a CDS encoding PRC-barrel domain-containing protein, translating to MISGRELIGMPIFSLDRGEEIGEVENLIFDPDQKKVVGFVLEEGGLFRSPEVIPFESVESIGPDVIVLKRGESLKTFSDEIDPKQVKKEGFNLTGRKVISDRGHEIGTAYDLEINEQTGAVTGIEVRRGLFQDTAEGKKRIDFEYIQQIGKDAVIVSEAALEILTAQKGGLSATYQSVKESGAATYQSVKESSVESLEKVRGKSGTLGATAREKKESWGKTAQQRMEEMRERSRSGLDRGRSEASRFWEDLRTGFERFRRRAEDYFDWLRSRLLQRRIEQAVGRRVSRTILDPSDDVILNQGEMITYIAIRRAKEAGVLEILLDSVVKENIFALRRKETQSAAEEIFAKRPPPPAQTDERLQKSA from the coding sequence ATGATCTCAGGAAGAGAGTTAATCGGAATGCCGATTTTTTCCTTGGATCGCGGAGAAGAGATCGGCGAAGTCGAAAATCTGATCTTCGATCCGGACCAGAAAAAGGTGGTCGGGTTTGTTCTGGAAGAGGGGGGTCTTTTCCGATCCCCCGAGGTGATCCCTTTTGAAAGCGTCGAGAGCATCGGCCCCGATGTGATCGTATTAAAACGAGGCGAGTCCTTAAAAACGTTCTCTGATGAGATCGATCCGAAACAGGTCAAAAAAGAGGGTTTTAATTTGACGGGACGAAAGGTGATTTCCGACCGCGGTCACGAGATTGGAACGGCATACGATTTGGAAATCAATGAGCAAACCGGCGCCGTGACCGGAATTGAGGTCAGACGCGGCCTCTTCCAAGATACGGCCGAAGGAAAAAAACGGATCGATTTCGAATACATTCAGCAGATCGGAAAAGACGCCGTCATCGTTTCAGAGGCGGCGCTGGAGATCCTTACCGCTCAGAAAGGGGGGCTTTCTGCAACCTATCAGAGCGTTAAAGAGTCCGGGGCCGCAACATACCAAAGTGTGAAAGAGTCGAGTGTTGAATCTTTGGAAAAAGTCCGAGGGAAATCAGGAACTCTCGGCGCCACGGCGCGAGAGAAAAAGGAGTCGTGGGGGAAAACCGCTCAGCAGCGGATGGAAGAGATGCGGGAGCGGAGTCGATCCGGCCTCGATCGGGGGAGAAGCGAAGCTTCGCGCTTCTGGGAAGACCTCCGGACCGGTTTCGAGCGCTTCCGGAGAAGAGCAGAGGACTATTTCGACTGGCTTCGCAGCCGGCTCCTGCAACGCCGCATCGAGCAGGCGGTCGGGCGCCGGGTCAGCCGAACGATTTTGGATCCCTCTGACGATGTGATCCTCAACCAAGGGGAGATGATCACATACATCGCAATACGACGAGCGAAGGAAGCAGGAGTTTTGGAAATTCTGCTCGATTCGGTCGTGAAAGAAAACATTTTCGCGCTCCGCCGTAAAGAGACCCAATCGGCCGCCGAGGAGATCTTCGCAAAGCGGCCTCCGCCGCCGGCGCAGACGGACGAAAGGCTTCAGAAGAGCGCTTAA
- a CDS encoding Maf family protein, whose protein sequence is MSPPSGARREIILASTSPRRREILSLLGLPFRIVPPDFEEILSERRSIAEEVTAFAEGKAHSVLKEFPEGVIIGSDTLIECEGEKVGKPRDPQDAKRILRRLSGRSHRILTAVSLIDLHQPPTETSVETIRVLMKPIAEAEIDRYVAAGEPLDKAGAYSLQGEGRRFIERLEGDYLAAVGLTLKPIVSFLRRHAIAVPLDLERLYRERDFLNWNTF, encoded by the coding sequence ATGAGCCCTCCTTCCGGCGCCCGGCGAGAGATCATCCTCGCCTCAACTTCTCCCCGCCGCAGAGAGATCCTCTCCCTTCTCGGCCTCCCCTTTCGAATCGTCCCTCCTGATTTCGAGGAGATCCTCAGCGAAAGGCGGTCTATTGCCGAAGAGGTGACTGCGTTTGCCGAAGGGAAGGCCCATTCGGTCCTCAAAGAATTTCCGGAAGGGGTCATTATCGGGAGCGACACCCTGATTGAGTGTGAAGGGGAAAAGGTCGGAAAGCCGCGCGACCCGCAGGATGCCAAGCGGATTTTGCGCCGGTTAAGCGGCCGCTCTCATCGAATTTTGACGGCGGTCTCCTTGATCGATCTGCATCAGCCCCCTACTGAAACAAGCGTAGAGACCATCCGGGTCTTGATGAAGCCTATCGCTGAGGCTGAGATCGACCGTTATGTCGCGGCCGGTGAGCCGCTCGATAAGGCCGGGGCCTATTCTCTTCAGGGGGAAGGGCGGCGCTTTATCGAACGGCTGGAGGGGGACTATTTGGCCGCCGTCGGACTTACCCTCAAACCGATCGTTTCCTTTCTCCGAAGGCATGCGATTGCCGTCCCGCTCGACCTGGAACGGCTCTATCGTGAAAGGGATTTCCTAAACTGGAATACGTTTTAG
- a CDS encoding tRNA-dihydrouridine synthase, translating to MTFWNNIPKPIVALSPMDGVTDPCFRRIVATHGKPDLIVTEFTSVEGILHGAESELGGLVFDEIERPIVAQIYGAKPESFFLIAQLVCELGFDGLDINMGCPAKAVSSKGCGAGLIADPPRAKAILQAARQGIDAWVAGGALPIVDLHPKIGEWLTRRKEAGQLPPSERRPLPVSVKTRIGVNRVVIQEWVSHLLEEKPAAISIHGRTLHQGYRGAADWKAIAEAASIARGSGTLILGNGDIRSLNEAAQRIRESGVDGVLIGRAALGNPWIFRKKSLLREALSHHERELIPDEPASPLERLEAALEHARIFQESRPLSRFAEMRKHLGWYCKGFPGASQLREKLVRVRNVDEVEALLAPFMSEVSYR from the coding sequence TTGACCTTCTGGAACAACATCCCCAAACCGATCGTCGCCCTCTCCCCCATGGACGGGGTGACCGATCCCTGCTTTCGGCGGATCGTGGCGACCCACGGGAAACCCGACCTGATTGTGACCGAGTTCACCAGCGTGGAAGGAATCCTCCATGGCGCCGAAAGCGAGTTGGGCGGTTTGGTCTTCGATGAAATCGAGCGCCCCATTGTCGCTCAAATCTACGGCGCCAAACCGGAATCGTTCTTTCTGATCGCTCAGCTTGTCTGCGAATTGGGATTCGACGGCCTCGACATCAACATGGGCTGTCCCGCCAAGGCGGTTTCGTCCAAGGGATGCGGGGCCGGGCTCATCGCCGATCCCCCCCGCGCGAAAGCGATTCTCCAGGCGGCCCGGCAAGGGATCGATGCCTGGGTGGCCGGCGGCGCACTTCCGATTGTCGATCTTCACCCCAAAATCGGTGAATGGCTTACCCGCAGAAAAGAGGCGGGACAGCTCCCCCCTTCCGAGCGGCGTCCCCTCCCCGTTTCGGTCAAGACACGGATTGGCGTCAATCGCGTCGTCATCCAAGAGTGGGTCTCCCACCTGTTGGAAGAAAAACCGGCCGCCATCTCCATCCATGGCCGAACCCTGCACCAGGGCTATCGCGGCGCCGCCGACTGGAAGGCGATCGCCGAAGCGGCCTCCATCGCGCGCGGCTCCGGCACATTGATCCTTGGAAACGGCGATATTCGATCGCTCAACGAGGCCGCCCAGCGCATTCGGGAAAGCGGCGTCGATGGGGTCCTCATCGGCCGGGCCGCCCTGGGAAATCCGTGGATCTTTCGAAAAAAGAGCCTTCTCCGCGAGGCACTAAGCCATCACGAACGGGAACTCATCCCGGACGAGCCGGCCTCTCCCCTGGAGCGGCTGGAGGCGGCGCTGGAACATGCCCGCATCTTTCAAGAGAGCCGTCCTCTCTCCCGGTTTGCAGAGATGAGAAAACATCTCGGTTGGTACTGCAAGGGATTTCCCGGCGCAAGCCAGCTGCGAGAGAAGCTGGTCCGTGTCCGCAACGTCGATGAGGTCGAAGCGCTGCTCGCCCCCTTCATGAGCGAAGTTTCATACCGATGA